The Pedobacter roseus genome contains a region encoding:
- a CDS encoding DUF1826 domain-containing protein produces MENRFSDSDQIEVVSTFPELIYANFQGDLNAICWYRNLVGDFSEIVSKLQLKENLTEVSIEDLHALQLSEEGSMAREIILNDLLLLTDFGASPSLNLIKNYQRDEELDFISTDVYSYHIDRSPIGSDTFLCTYYGAASEILANNQVEQKILVPEIRQKLKELHDGPEADFESFLTEHYFDLHYQPKPDAVLVNLGLGHLWRLAVDHPEKQALPCVHRAPTEKNGEYRLLLIC; encoded by the coding sequence ATGGAAAATAGATTTTCTGATAGCGATCAGATTGAGGTGGTTTCTACTTTTCCTGAGCTTATATATGCAAATTTTCAGGGCGATTTAAACGCAATTTGCTGGTACAGGAATCTGGTTGGAGACTTTAGTGAAATTGTGTCTAAACTTCAATTGAAAGAGAACTTAACCGAAGTTTCTATAGAAGACCTTCATGCACTGCAACTATCGGAAGAAGGTAGTATGGCCAGGGAAATTATCTTGAATGATTTATTGCTGTTGACAGATTTCGGGGCATCTCCATCTCTCAATTTAATCAAAAATTACCAGCGGGATGAGGAATTGGATTTCATTTCAACAGATGTATATTCTTATCATATAGACCGTTCGCCAATTGGTTCAGACACTTTTTTATGTACCTACTATGGCGCTGCCAGTGAGATCTTAGCCAATAATCAGGTCGAACAAAAAATACTGGTTCCTGAAATCCGGCAAAAGCTCAAAGAGCTGCATGATGGTCCGGAAGCCGACTTTGAAAGCTTTTTAACCGAACATTATTTTGATTTACATTATCAACCTAAGCCGGATGCTGTACTCGTAAATCTGGGATTGGGCCATTTGTGGAGATTAGCAGTAGATCATCCTGAAAAACAGGCTTTGCCTTGTGTCCACCGGGCACCTACAGAAAAGAATGGTGAGTACAGACTGCTGCTGATCTGTTAA
- a CDS encoding lipid-binding SYLF domain-containing protein, whose translation MNFKKLITISLATLCITILLTPFIANAQDKEKKRLQASGIVLDDFGKMKESIPSSLLKVTEGIIIVPKLINAGFVVGGKRGRGIAMVKREDGSWSNPVFVTLTGGSVGLQVGIQSVELVLVFKHSSSLTGIKKSSFTLGGDLSIAAGPVGRNSTANTDYKLDAEVYSYSRSKGLFAGISLNGASLEFDTVADANFYGKGMGPAEIFASQGDPDDAVTKIKTSLSSLR comes from the coding sequence ATGAATTTCAAGAAATTGATCACAATAAGCCTCGCCACGCTCTGCATTACAATTCTTTTAACTCCATTTATAGCCAATGCACAAGATAAAGAGAAAAAAAGGCTACAGGCATCGGGTATTGTGCTGGATGATTTTGGTAAAATGAAAGAGTCTATTCCTTCTTCATTGCTTAAGGTTACCGAAGGGATCATTATCGTGCCTAAACTGATCAATGCAGGCTTTGTGGTTGGCGGTAAACGTGGCAGGGGAATAGCAATGGTGAAAAGGGAAGACGGCAGCTGGAGCAACCCTGTATTTGTGACCCTTACCGGCGGAAGCGTTGGCTTACAGGTTGGAATACAATCTGTTGAACTCGTACTGGTTTTTAAGCACAGCAGTAGTTTAACCGGGATAAAGAAAAGCAGTTTTACGCTGGGTGGCGACCTTTCGATCGCAGCAGGTCCGGTTGGACGTAATTCTACGGCCAATACCGATTATAAACTAGATGCCGAGGTATATTCCTATTCGCGCAGTAAGGGTCTTTTTGCAGGAATATCACTAAATGGAGCTTCGCTTGAGTTTGATACGGTTGCAGACGCAAACTTTTATGGAAAGGGGATGGGGCCAGCTGAAATATTTGCTTCGCAGGGAGATCCGGATGATGCTGTTACTAAAATAAAGACATCCCTTTCATCTTTAAGATAA
- a CDS encoding NUDIX hydrolase gives MGKYLNQKPVLVAVDCIIFGYDGDQLKLLVIKRAIEPVKDKWSLMGGFIGEEEDLDEAAKRILLELTGLHDVYLEQLHAYGRPDRDPIERTVSVVYFALIDINKYSKQINDQYHAEWFKLKEVPELIFDHNVMVKAAMDKIRYQAALHPVLFELLPKRFTIPQLQALYEQVYDAPIDNRNFIRKITASGLLIKQTDKDKSSSRRGAFYFKLDRNKHKAQFQSFLNFIPKTSK, from the coding sequence ATGGGAAAATATTTAAATCAAAAACCTGTTCTGGTTGCAGTAGACTGCATTATTTTTGGCTATGACGGTGATCAGCTGAAACTTTTGGTCATTAAAAGAGCAATAGAACCAGTCAAAGATAAGTGGAGTTTAATGGGCGGCTTTATTGGTGAAGAAGAAGATCTGGATGAAGCAGCCAAACGGATCTTGTTAGAATTGACAGGTTTACATGATGTTTACCTGGAGCAGTTACATGCTTATGGCCGTCCAGACCGCGACCCGATTGAGCGTACCGTTTCTGTGGTGTATTTTGCATTAATCGACATCAATAAATACAGCAAACAGATCAATGATCAATACCATGCAGAATGGTTTAAGCTTAAAGAAGTTCCGGAATTAATTTTCGACCATAATGTAATGGTAAAAGCAGCCATGGATAAAATCCGTTATCAGGCAGCCCTCCACCCTGTTTTATTCGAGCTTTTGCCTAAAAGGTTTACCATACCACAATTGCAGGCTTTGTACGAACAGGTATACGACGCACCGATTGACAACCGGAATTTTATCCGCAAGATTACGGCAAGTGGTTTGTTGATCAAACAAACGGATAAAGACAAATCAAGCTCGCGGAGAGGTGCATTTTATTTTAAACTGGATAGAAACAAACATAAAGCACAGTTTCAATCTTTCTTAAACTTTATCCCGAAAACAAGTAAATAA
- a CDS encoding HAD family hydrolase, giving the protein MYDLNFRPKAFLFDLNGTMINDMEYHTLAWYAIMTEDLGAELDYESVKKEMYGKNHEVLARVFGNDRFSQEEVERLSIDKEKRYQQGYMPHLALIDGLSDFLARAKDANIQMAIGSAAIPFNIDFVVDGLNIRHYMDAIVSADDVLVSKPDPETFLKAAAALGVAPKDCLVFEDAPKGVESALNAEIPCIVLTTTHTIEEFEGYPNILGYIQDYNDTKLNTLF; this is encoded by the coding sequence ATGTACGATTTGAATTTCAGGCCTAAAGCTTTTCTTTTTGATTTAAATGGCACCATGATCAATGATATGGAATACCATACTTTGGCCTGGTATGCTATTATGACGGAAGATTTAGGTGCTGAACTTGATTACGAGAGTGTAAAAAAAGAAATGTACGGTAAAAACCATGAGGTTTTGGCCCGTGTTTTTGGCAACGACAGGTTTAGCCAGGAAGAAGTTGAACGACTTTCGATCGACAAGGAAAAACGGTATCAGCAGGGTTATATGCCACATCTGGCTTTAATTGATGGATTAAGTGATTTTTTAGCGCGTGCGAAAGATGCTAATATCCAAATGGCCATCGGCTCGGCAGCCATACCTTTTAATATCGATTTTGTGGTTGATGGACTTAATATCCGTCATTATATGGATGCTATTGTAAGTGCTGATGATGTATTGGTAAGCAAACCAGACCCCGAAACTTTTTTAAAGGCAGCAGCGGCTTTAGGTGTTGCGCCTAAAGATTGTCTGGTTTTTGAAGATGCACCAAAAGGTGTAGAATCAGCACTGAATGCAGAAATACCTTGTATTGTACTTACCACAACACATACAATTGAAGAATTTGAAGGTTATCCGAATATCCTGGGTTATATTCAAGATTATAACGATACCAAACTAAATACGCTATTTTAA
- a CDS encoding aldose epimerase family protein, producing MKKIFLKALPFATLCLTIAFTSCNPKSDKGSQATEQTDSLKYSATIDGKSVKLYTLTNKQGASVSITNYGGRIVSLMVPDKNNKLTDVVLGYDSLGAYRKKGEPFFGALIGRYGNRIGKGKFTLDGKEYSLQLNDGVNTLHGGNDGFFSKVWDAKQDGQKLELSYVSNDGEAGYPGKLDVKVTYTLTDDNALQIDYLATTDKATVVNLTNHAYFNLNGEGNNTILDHELTIDANAYTPVDSTLIPTGKLQPVAGTAFDFNKAKTIGKSIEENDQQLKFGKGYDHNFVLTHHDGKTPVAIVKSPVSGITLEVYTVEPGLQFYSGNFLTGADKDGKGGKSYPHRSAFCLETQHFPDAPNHANFASTVLKPGETYKTSTTYKFLNAPVKKVD from the coding sequence ATGAAAAAAATATTCCTTAAGGCTTTGCCCTTCGCTACACTGTGTTTAACCATAGCTTTCACCTCCTGTAATCCAAAATCGGATAAAGGAAGCCAGGCAACTGAACAAACCGACTCTTTAAAATATTCCGCAACCATCGATGGCAAAAGTGTTAAACTATACACCTTAACAAACAAACAGGGTGCTTCAGTTTCCATCACCAATTACGGAGGCAGGATTGTTTCGTTAATGGTGCCGGATAAAAATAATAAATTAACCGATGTAGTACTAGGTTATGATAGTCTTGGCGCTTACCGTAAAAAAGGCGAGCCGTTTTTTGGGGCACTGATTGGCAGATACGGGAACCGTATAGGCAAAGGAAAATTTACTCTGGATGGAAAAGAATATAGCTTACAGCTTAATGATGGCGTAAATACTTTACATGGCGGCAATGATGGTTTCTTCTCGAAGGTTTGGGATGCCAAACAGGATGGACAAAAACTGGAGTTGAGTTATGTTTCTAATGATGGAGAAGCAGGTTATCCGGGCAAACTGGACGTTAAAGTAACTTATACGCTAACGGATGACAATGCTTTACAGATTGATTACCTGGCTACGACAGATAAAGCAACCGTTGTGAACTTAACCAACCACGCTTATTTTAACCTGAACGGAGAAGGAAACAATACCATTCTTGATCACGAACTAACGATAGATGCAAATGCTTATACCCCTGTAGATTCTACCTTGATTCCTACAGGCAAACTGCAGCCAGTAGCCGGTACTGCTTTCGACTTTAACAAAGCAAAAACCATCGGCAAATCAATCGAAGAAAATGACCAGCAATTAAAATTCGGGAAAGGTTACGACCACAATTTTGTGTTGACCCACCACGATGGCAAAACGCCGGTGGCGATTGTTAAAAGTCCGGTTTCAGGAATAACATTGGAAGTTTATACTGTTGAGCCCGGATTACAGTTTTACAGCGGTAACTTTTTAACGGGTGCAGATAAAGATGGTAAAGGCGGGAAATCTTATCCTCACCGTTCAGCTTTTTGTTTGGAAACGCAACACTTTCCTGATGCGCCAAACCATGCGAATTTTGCTTCAACAGTGCTTAAGCCAGGTGAAACGTATAAAACAAGTACCACTTATAAGTTTTTGAACGCGCCAGTTAAGAAAGTTGACTAA
- a CDS encoding alpha-hydroxy acid oxidase — MSKKITFPYNPQFPSVADLRIKAKSRIPKFAFDYLEGGCNEGLNLSRNESDFDNIYLKPNYLRVGGDIDMSVELFGRKYSAPFGISPIGLQGLMWPNAPEILAKAAAKADIPYTLSTVSTSSIERIAEVSEGKAWFQLYHPTENSLRDDILNRLKAVECPVLVVLVDVPAFGLRYKEIKSGLSIPPKMSINNILQAFARPLWGIKTLQHGIPSFATLKPYMEKGMDMSQLGQFMNKTFTGKVDIEKVSAIRDLWKGPLVLKGIATDEDMQAAIQIGADGVIVSNHGGRQIDAGESSINSLIKLAGNDAYKSKLKIMLDGGIRSGVDLARAHTVGSEFNFMGRPFMYGVGALGNEGGDHTINMFKTHLYQIMQQLTIENITQFPDRLLNT, encoded by the coding sequence ATGAGTAAAAAGATTACATTCCCTTATAACCCACAATTCCCTTCTGTAGCCGACTTAAGAATAAAGGCAAAATCGAGGATTCCTAAATTTGCTTTTGACTACCTGGAAGGGGGCTGTAATGAGGGACTTAATTTATCGCGAAACGAGAGCGACTTTGATAATATTTACTTAAAACCGAATTACTTACGTGTTGGTGGAGATATCGACATGTCAGTCGAGCTTTTTGGTCGTAAATACAGTGCTCCATTTGGGATATCCCCGATTGGTTTGCAGGGTTTGATGTGGCCCAATGCACCCGAAATTTTAGCTAAGGCAGCCGCTAAAGCCGATATTCCTTATACCTTAAGTACCGTATCTACCAGTAGTATCGAACGAATTGCAGAAGTATCAGAAGGAAAAGCCTGGTTTCAGTTATACCATCCTACGGAAAATAGCCTGAGAGATGATATCTTAAATCGTTTAAAAGCTGTCGAATGTCCGGTATTAGTGGTTCTGGTAGATGTGCCTGCATTTGGCTTACGATATAAAGAAATTAAGAGTGGCTTATCTATTCCACCAAAAATGTCAATCAACAATATCCTGCAGGCTTTTGCCCGTCCGCTGTGGGGAATTAAAACCCTGCAACACGGAATTCCATCATTTGCCACCTTAAAGCCTTACATGGAAAAAGGAATGGACATGTCGCAACTGGGACAGTTCATGAACAAAACATTTACCGGTAAGGTTGATATTGAAAAGGTTTCTGCCATTCGTGATCTTTGGAAAGGACCTTTAGTACTGAAGGGAATTGCGACTGATGAAGACATGCAGGCTGCTATCCAAATCGGTGCTGATGGGGTGATTGTTTCGAATCACGGTGGACGACAAATTGATGCGGGTGAATCATCGATTAATTCTTTAATTAAACTCGCGGGAAATGATGCTTACAAGTCAAAATTGAAGATTATGTTAGATGGTGGTATTCGTTCAGGTGTTGATTTAGCAAGAGCACACACCGTTGGGTCTGAATTCAACTTTATGGGCCGGCCTTTTATGTATGGAGTTGGTGCATTAGGAAATGAAGGAGGCGACCATACCATCAATATGTTCAAAACTCATTTATACCAGATTATGCAACAATTAACCATTGAGAATATTACACAATTTCCTGATCGGTTATTAAACACTTAA
- a CDS encoding amidohydrolase family protein yields MIDTHVHFWNFDPVRDSWINEEMMAIRKDFSPKNLLRVYNDLQITGCIAVQANQSEDENHFLLRLAEQNEVIKGIVGWVDLLNPNLDERLSYWSNFKSIKGWRHILQAENSEFILNEKFIAGVNLLKKYNYTYDLLCYHNQLPDIIKMVDQIPDQPFVLDHCGKPDVKSQDLNAWAANIKILASNPNVSCKVSGLLAEADWKNWTEKELFNCFDVVFEHFGYERIMYGSDWPVMLISRPYQDWFNLVNKYTERFSENERKSIFGDNAKTFYKL; encoded by the coding sequence ATGATTGATACTCACGTGCATTTTTGGAATTTTGATCCGGTTAGGGATAGCTGGATCAATGAAGAGATGATGGCGATCCGTAAAGATTTTTCTCCGAAGAACCTTTTGAGGGTTTATAATGATCTTCAGATTACCGGGTGTATTGCGGTGCAGGCGAATCAATCAGAAGATGAAAATCATTTTCTGCTGAGACTCGCCGAGCAGAACGAAGTTATAAAAGGCATTGTGGGCTGGGTAGATCTGCTTAATCCCAATTTGGATGAACGTTTAAGCTATTGGAGCAATTTCAAAAGTATTAAAGGCTGGCGACACATTTTACAGGCAGAAAATTCGGAATTTATTTTGAATGAAAAATTTATTGCCGGCGTTAATCTTTTAAAAAAATACAATTACACGTACGATTTGTTGTGCTATCACAATCAGTTGCCAGATATTATCAAAATGGTTGACCAGATTCCAGATCAGCCATTTGTATTGGATCATTGTGGCAAACCGGATGTTAAAAGCCAGGATTTGAACGCCTGGGCCGCAAATATTAAAATATTGGCTTCAAACCCAAATGTGAGTTGCAAGGTATCTGGTTTGTTGGCTGAAGCCGACTGGAAAAACTGGACAGAGAAAGAGCTTTTTAACTGTTTTGATGTGGTGTTTGAACATTTCGGTTATGAAAGAATCATGTATGGCAGCGACTGGCCGGTCATGCTGATCAGCAGGCCTTATCAGGATTGGTTTAATTTAGTGAACAAATACACAGAAAGATTCAGTGAAAATGAAAGGAAATCAATTTTCGGCGATAATGCAAAAACTTTTTATAAGCTTTAA
- a CDS encoding L-rhamnose mutarotase, which produces MKRYCLTLDLVNDEKLIEEYKQYHQSVWPEVKESISSSGIENLEIYLLGNRLFMIMEVNESFSFDEKAKADLANPKVQEWETLMWKFQQALPGAKPGEKWILMDQIFKL; this is translated from the coding sequence ATGAAAAGATACTGCCTTACACTCGATCTTGTAAATGACGAAAAGCTGATAGAAGAATATAAGCAGTACCATCAATCGGTTTGGCCGGAGGTTAAAGAAAGCATAAGTTCTTCAGGCATCGAAAACCTGGAAATATATCTCCTTGGTAACCGGTTATTTATGATTATGGAGGTTAACGAAAGCTTCTCGTTTGATGAAAAAGCAAAAGCTGATTTGGCCAATCCAAAAGTGCAGGAATGGGAAACTTTAATGTGGAAATTCCAACAGGCTTTGCCAGGTGCAAAACCAGGCGAAAAATGGATCTTAATGGATCAGATATTTAAACTCTAA
- a CDS encoding fumarylacetoacetate hydrolase family protein encodes MKLIRFGEAGAEKPGVIINDNYFDVSALVKDYNEEFFGGDGLEKLKKEIESADLPQVDKGVRLGPALARPSKIICVGLNYKDHAAETNAPIPSEPILFFKATSAIVGPNDDLVIPKNSKKTDWEVELAIVVGKKASYVSEENALDHIAGYVLHNDYSEREFQIERNGQWVKGKSCDTFAPIGPFIATQDEIADVHHLRLWLTVNGKTLQDGNTSNLIFNVPFMISYISQFMTLLPGDVITTGTPAGVGLGQKPEPWYLKAGDVVELGIDGLGTSKQTVKAYSGN; translated from the coding sequence ATGAAATTAATACGATTTGGCGAAGCAGGAGCTGAAAAACCAGGAGTGATTATAAACGATAATTATTTTGATGTTTCTGCATTGGTGAAAGATTATAACGAAGAATTTTTTGGTGGCGATGGTTTAGAAAAACTTAAAAAAGAGATAGAATCTGCTGATTTACCTCAGGTTGATAAAGGTGTACGCCTTGGTCCTGCTTTGGCTCGTCCTTCTAAAATTATCTGTGTAGGTTTAAATTACAAAGACCATGCTGCAGAAACCAATGCGCCAATTCCCTCAGAGCCGATTTTATTTTTCAAGGCTACTTCGGCAATAGTTGGTCCAAATGATGACTTAGTTATCCCGAAAAACAGCAAAAAAACCGATTGGGAAGTAGAATTAGCCATTGTTGTGGGTAAAAAAGCAAGTTATGTTTCCGAAGAAAACGCTTTGGATCACATCGCGGGTTACGTGCTACACAATGATTACAGCGAACGTGAGTTTCAGATCGAAAGAAACGGCCAATGGGTAAAAGGAAAAAGCTGCGATACTTTTGCGCCGATCGGGCCATTTATCGCTACACAGGATGAAATTGCCGATGTACACCATCTTCGCCTGTGGTTAACCGTTAACGGCAAAACCTTACAGGATGGAAATACTTCAAACCTGATTTTTAATGTTCCTTTTATGATTTCATACATCAGCCAGTTTATGACACTTTTACCTGGAGATGTAATTACCACAGGAACACCTGCAGGTGTAGGTTTGGGCCAGAAACCAGAGCCTTGGTATTTGAAAGCGGGTGATGTAGTTGAACTTGGGATTGATGGCCTGGGTACAAGTAAACAAACGGTTAAAGCTTACAGCGGAAATTAA
- a CDS encoding SDR family NAD(P)-dependent oxidoreductase, producing MFSLKNKRAVVTGGGSGIGKAIATILAKQGAEVHIIELGTEQAQDTINEIKENGGTAFSYGCDVSDHKAVHDVFNEIGQINILINNAGIAHIGKADTTDEADFDRVMRVNVKGVYNCLHAAIPQIRLAGGGVIINMASIAALIGLPDRFVYSAAKGAVKAITMSVAKDYIGENIRCNSISPARVHTPFVDGFLQKNYPDNIPEMFEKLSKTQPIGRMAKPEEVGALALYLCSDEASFITGCDYPIDGGFTTLNN from the coding sequence ATGTTTTCACTAAAAAACAAAAGAGCCGTGGTTACAGGCGGGGGAAGCGGCATTGGAAAGGCCATTGCAACCATTTTAGCTAAACAAGGTGCCGAAGTTCACATCATCGAACTGGGCACTGAACAGGCACAGGATACAATTAATGAAATTAAGGAAAACGGTGGCACAGCATTTAGTTATGGCTGCGATGTTTCTGATCATAAAGCGGTTCACGATGTTTTTAACGAGATCGGGCAGATCAACATCCTGATTAATAATGCAGGTATCGCACATATTGGAAAGGCTGATACTACTGACGAAGCAGACTTTGACCGTGTGATGCGCGTAAATGTTAAAGGTGTTTACAACTGTCTGCACGCAGCCATTCCACAGATTCGTTTAGCAGGTGGCGGTGTGATTATCAATATGGCATCAATTGCGGCTTTGATTGGCCTACCCGACCGTTTCGTGTACAGTGCGGCTAAAGGTGCGGTGAAAGCCATTACCATGAGTGTGGCCAAAGATTATATCGGCGAAAACATCAGGTGTAATTCCATCTCTCCGGCAAGGGTACACACGCCTTTTGTAGATGGCTTTTTACAGAAAAACTACCCGGATAATATCCCCGAAATGTTCGAAAAACTTTCTAAAACACAACCTATCGGCAGAATGGCAAAACCGGAAGAAGTAGGTGCGCTGGCTTTATACCTGTGCAGTGATGAAGCTTCTTTTATCACAGGCTGCGATTACCCTATTGATGGTGGATTTACGACCTTAAACAATTAA
- a CDS encoding alpha-d-galacturonidase has translation MRNFLIFISCYFLSIPLSHATYRAQKTIVVSTENHVRVRFGAERISKALAKLNYSIKIEQKDKIGSIGNLIAIGVFSDKLFVNHLPAEIKNKISTTKKEGFHIYTSKNGIIYIIGNDASGALYGCIELADQINSSGKLPKQLSISDQPEMVLRGTCIGLQKPDYLPGHDVYEYPYTPETFPWLYDKALWIKYLDMMVENRYNSLYLWNGHPFSSLLRLKDYPYAVEVDDATLKKNEEIFQFLTTEADKRGIWVIQMFYNIIIPKPFADKYGLKTQDRNRPIIPLIADYTRKSIASFVEKYPNVGLMVALGEAMEGVGQDDINWFTKTIIPGVKDGLKAAGIKEEPPIVLRAHDTDAPSVMKAALPLYHNLYTENKFNGEALTTYTPRGAWADLNRKLAAIGTVNISNVHILANLEPFRYGSADFIQKSVQAMNKIYGAKGLHLYPQASYWDWPYSADEVTGRLLEIDRDWIWYKEWARYSWNSQRDRKQEINYWGNELADKYGTNLMGGKAILNAYEESGEISPKLLRRYGITDGNRQTLTLGMLMTQLINPYRYGLFTLLYESEAPEGEMIIDYAEKEWKKQGHIGETPVQVAKEVVEHGKKAIQSINEAASNVKKDTAEFKRLRNDIYCYDAMANFYAEKVKAALWILRYKYSNQVSDLEQALPFLQKSVNHYAELVKLTDHNYLYANSMQTKQRKIPMRGVDKTFIHWREMLPVFTKELNHFKRSIDSLKSIKDGTISAIIPYKMADVKVLNEAEGYTIAKDASLFTDTTVKIKEVAEQLSGLRGIKLSKAQQIKNGTEIKFSTNSPVKLLVGFFNQKDPQYLAPPQLETDASANNYGQSEIKISNALVPYGFPPVNVHAYAFPAGTHTLNLGKGACLLLGFIDDKQELRIFNAGLDGRGKDIDWLFE, from the coding sequence ATGAGAAATTTTCTGATTTTTATTTCCTGTTATTTTCTATCGATACCATTATCTCATGCAACTTATCGTGCACAAAAAACAATTGTCGTTTCTACGGAGAACCATGTTCGGGTACGTTTTGGTGCAGAAAGAATTTCAAAAGCTTTAGCTAAATTAAACTATTCGATCAAAATCGAACAGAAAGACAAAATTGGTAGCATAGGTAATTTGATTGCTATTGGTGTATTTTCGGATAAACTTTTCGTCAATCATCTTCCTGCTGAAATTAAAAATAAGATATCCACTACAAAAAAAGAAGGCTTCCATATTTATACCTCAAAAAACGGTATAATTTATATTATCGGTAACGATGCATCGGGTGCTTTGTATGGCTGTATTGAACTAGCAGACCAAATTAATAGCTCTGGTAAATTACCTAAACAACTGTCTATTTCTGACCAGCCGGAAATGGTATTACGTGGCACATGTATCGGCTTGCAGAAACCTGATTATTTGCCAGGTCATGATGTTTATGAATATCCTTACACCCCGGAAACTTTTCCCTGGTTATACGACAAAGCCTTATGGATCAAATATCTCGATATGATGGTCGAGAACCGTTATAACTCGCTTTATTTATGGAACGGTCATCCCTTTTCTTCCCTATTGAGGTTAAAAGATTATCCTTATGCAGTGGAGGTAGATGATGCTACCTTAAAAAAGAACGAAGAAATTTTTCAGTTTTTAACCACAGAGGCTGATAAAAGGGGAATCTGGGTCATCCAGATGTTTTACAATATTATTATCCCAAAACCTTTTGCGGATAAATACGGATTAAAAACACAGGATAGAAACCGACCGATTATTCCTTTAATAGCTGATTATACCCGAAAATCAATTGCGTCATTTGTAGAGAAATATCCAAATGTGGGTTTAATGGTGGCTTTGGGTGAAGCGATGGAAGGCGTTGGTCAGGATGATATTAATTGGTTTACCAAAACTATTATCCCAGGGGTAAAAGACGGATTAAAAGCTGCCGGGATTAAGGAAGAGCCTCCGATTGTATTGCGTGCACACGATACCGATGCGCCTAGCGTAATGAAAGCCGCATTGCCACTTTATCATAATCTATATACTGAAAATAAGTTTAACGGAGAGGCCTTAACCACTTATACACCCCGCGGTGCCTGGGCCGATTTAAACAGAAAGCTGGCGGCTATTGGAACAGTTAATATTTCTAATGTGCACATTTTGGCTAATTTAGAGCCATTTAGGTATGGTTCGGCTGATTTTATCCAGAAATCGGTTCAGGCGATGAATAAAATTTATGGAGCAAAAGGATTGCATTTATACCCACAGGCAAGTTATTGGGACTGGCCATATTCGGCTGATGAAGTAACAGGAAGATTATTAGAGATAGACCGGGACTGGATCTGGTATAAAGAGTGGGCGAGGTATTCCTGGAATTCGCAGCGCGACCGCAAACAGGAAATCAATTATTGGGGTAATGAGCTGGCTGATAAATATGGTACCAACTTAATGGGTGGCAAAGCTATTTTGAATGCTTATGAAGAATCGGGAGAGATATCGCCAAAACTTTTACGCAGATACGGCATTACCGATGGTAACCGGCAAACGCTGACTTTGGGCATGCTTATGACACAATTGATTAACCCATATCGTTACGGACTCTTTACTTTACTATACGAATCGGAAGCCCCTGAAGGTGAAATGATTATCGATTATGCAGAGAAAGAATGGAAAAAGCAGGGGCATATTGGCGAAACACCTGTTCAGGTGGCAAAAGAAGTGGTAGAACACGGTAAAAAAGCCATCCAATCGATTAACGAGGCTGCTTCAAATGTAAAAAAAGATACAGCAGAATTTAAAAGGCTTAGAAATGATATATATTGCTACGATGCCATGGCTAATTTTTATGCAGAGAAAGTAAAAGCAGCCCTTTGGATATTGCGGTATAAATATTCTAACCAGGTAAGCGATTTAGAACAAGCTTTGCCATTTTTGCAAAAAAGCGTGAATCACTACGCAGAGCTGGTTAAATTAACTGATCATAATTATCTGTATGCCAATAGTATGCAAACTAAACAACGTAAAATACCGATGCGTGGTGTAGACAAAACTTTTATCCATTGGAGAGAAATGTTGCCCGTATTTACCAAAGAATTGAATCATTTTAAAAGGAGCATTGATTCTTTAAAATCAATAAAAGATGGAACCATTTCCGCAATTATACCCTATAAAATGGCTGATGTTAAGGTACTAAACGAAGCTGAGGGTTATACCATTGCCAAAGATGCCTCGCTTTTTACGGATACAACAGTTAAAATAAAAGAAGTGGCTGAACAATTAAGTGGTTTAAGGGGCATTAAATTGAGTAAAGCACAACAAATTAAAAATGGGACAGAAATTAAGTTTAGCACCAATTCTCCTGTAAAATTACTGGTTGGCTTTTTTAACCAGAAAGATCCGCAATACCTGGCTCCGCCACAATTGGAAACCGATGCAAGTGCCAATAATTACGGTCAATCCGAAATTAAAATATCAAATGCGTTGGTGCCTTATGGCTTTCCACCGGTAAATGTACACGCGTATGCTTTTCCGGCAGGAACACATACTTTAAATTTAGGAAAAGGGGCTTGTTTGCTTTTAGGTTTTATTGATGATAAACAGGAACTGCGCATTTTTAATGCAGGTTTAGATGGCAGGGGAAAAGATATAGACTGGTTATTCGAATAA